From a region of the SAR324 cluster bacterium genome:
- a CDS encoding AAA family ATPase encodes MQTLLNYEISEKIYESTNSLIYRGVHSKTRQQVILKLLHEDYPSPQKAAQFQREYHITHSIQDASIIQVYGFEGFHNTWFLILEDFGGESLQYWMKQKKLDLMQCLELGIQMAQILGVIHQRKIIHKDINPSNFVWNPQTGVLKLIDFGISTELSQETVTLTQFNILEGTLSYLSPEQTGRMNRSLDYRTDLYSLGVLLYEMLTGDLPFVSEDPLELVHAHIAKAPVSPHERVEGIDLTLSHLILKLLSKMAEDRYQSAQGLEADLRRCQDLLRQQGRIEPFPLGEQDFSRQFMIPEKLYGREAEIQTLLQQFGESVTSRRLVRIAGYSGIGKTSLVHEIHKPVLERRGFFLEGKFDQYQRNVPYSGLIQAFQKFLQGILDEGSQTTAVWKKRFQEALSPNGQVMVDVFPELEKIIGKQPPLPELGLLEQQNRFSLVFQNFVQVLATPEHPLVLFLDDLQWVDLSSLELLKILLFNERIQGLLLLISYRDNEVDAAHPLTEWFAKLDAHPFDACLISVGHLGRQDVANLLCDTLHVSQVEVTALAEECLKRTDGNPFFLIRFLEFLHQEKILHQKAGTGIWQWNMNAVIQQQMSGNVVELILTQLKKRSPEEQKILALAALLGTRFSLKRLAGLCGLNPLELSKSLLELLKIRILLPVNSEYLQIGEETDHSRVGYRFAHDRLQQAAFSLLDSGELPALHLKAGRLIQQDSLPHQDESLFECVYHLNQGQTLLKSKEDYLELIHLNLKAGQKALQNSAFEPSLNYVQRAITLLPADSWERFHELTVDLYQAAVSAAYLGGKYSLVDSLIEAVFQHRIQLTRKLEFYEIKIGVLTARQDNEQALVTGCEALKLVGIPLSPHPTSIDIVISLLKTKFLMRWHTMESLKEAPLMSDTQMLGAMKILSALTGVAYMSEQNLFLNLSLIGIQLTLRYGIAPESIICLLTYSIVHCGVLLDMKTGQSVSRLAMGLLQKYNLRQMQSKALFLNTHFVSPWFHNLWDSREPLLMGYKAGLESGDVEYAAYCNCVVAQYFILHGKNIRQAQEETRILVEQTRVLNHRTSYLYALISQATLKNLYEIRKSPLLLDQEQELLEELRAANDHNGVTYVLTTKLHLAFLFEEYEQGWECVQQIPNKDAMKGLAYFGMLSFLDAMNSLQLSELKPQAAARLKKQAVQRQKMIKLWAKHNPMTYQHKWDLIEAERCRLASHFEDAELFYEKAIQGAQTHEFPLDEAIAYEYAGKYFKKRGKFLIATTYLKQAHHLYQILEANAKVHQLEENYEELSVLNRSSSTTRSYPGHLTIHSTSINTIPTDLDFGSLMKSAQAISGEIHLENLLGKLVWLMMENAGAQKGVLLLKGKQWAIQAMADNTGKQVQVFQDIPLDSEQATSLIPCSIIRHALRNSQTVLLDHALAESRFSQDSYVKQHSLKSVLCELILQHGQLTGVVYMENNLLTGAFTSERLEVLNMLATQASISIENAQLYANLEEKVQDRTQQLQEKTETLTQANQELAQINTEMTQDLKTAAVVQSQLFTGYKLPGFLNVAVRYLPHSHVSGDIYKLYADSSGGFNLFLGDSTGHGVAAALTTIMADILIGQKADASPQEVMTFVNDQLHAHLPEDRFMSAVLLNLQNDGLLTIVNAGHPSVMILPANGEEPVLISSRSLMLGPFPTPFFNCHESTYTLHSGDVGILYTDGITERNNGSELFGEARLLQFMKENQTLELELLLDKLLQTVEQFAEGNPSDDDVSVIVFRFNQT; translated from the coding sequence ATGCAAACCTTGTTAAACTATGAAATTTCAGAAAAAATATACGAAAGCACCAACTCACTGATTTATCGGGGCGTTCATTCCAAAACGCGTCAACAGGTCATTCTGAAACTCCTTCATGAAGATTATCCTTCACCCCAGAAGGCAGCACAATTTCAGAGAGAGTATCACATCACCCATTCCATTCAGGATGCCTCTATTATCCAGGTTTACGGATTTGAAGGATTCCACAACACATGGTTCCTGATTCTGGAAGACTTTGGCGGAGAATCCCTGCAATACTGGATGAAACAGAAAAAACTGGATCTGATGCAATGCCTGGAACTGGGAATTCAGATGGCTCAGATCCTGGGTGTGATTCATCAGCGAAAAATCATCCACAAGGATATCAACCCTTCCAACTTTGTCTGGAATCCTCAAACAGGGGTGCTCAAACTGATTGATTTCGGAATTTCCACAGAACTGTCTCAGGAGACGGTGACTCTCACCCAATTCAATATTTTGGAGGGAACCTTATCGTATCTGTCTCCTGAACAAACGGGACGGATGAACCGGAGTCTGGACTACCGAACGGATTTGTACTCGCTGGGAGTCCTACTGTATGAAATGCTTACCGGAGATTTACCCTTTGTCAGTGAGGATCCTCTTGAACTGGTTCATGCCCACATTGCCAAAGCCCCGGTTTCTCCTCATGAACGAGTGGAAGGAATCGATCTGACTCTGTCTCACCTTATTCTGAAATTGCTGTCCAAGATGGCAGAAGATCGTTATCAGTCTGCCCAGGGGTTGGAGGCTGATTTGAGACGGTGTCAGGATCTGCTTCGCCAGCAGGGAAGGATCGAGCCCTTTCCCTTGGGAGAACAAGATTTTTCCAGACAGTTTATGATTCCTGAAAAACTCTATGGACGGGAAGCTGAAATCCAGACCCTGCTGCAACAGTTTGGAGAGTCGGTCACTTCCCGGAGGTTGGTACGGATTGCTGGATATTCTGGAATTGGAAAAACCTCTCTGGTTCATGAAATCCATAAACCGGTATTGGAACGGCGAGGTTTTTTTCTGGAAGGCAAATTTGATCAGTACCAGCGCAATGTGCCTTATTCCGGATTGATCCAGGCGTTCCAGAAATTTCTGCAGGGCATTCTGGATGAAGGTTCACAAACCACTGCTGTTTGGAAAAAACGGTTTCAGGAAGCCTTGTCACCCAATGGACAGGTGATGGTCGATGTTTTTCCTGAACTGGAAAAGATCATTGGGAAACAACCTCCACTCCCTGAACTGGGACTCCTGGAACAACAAAATCGGTTTTCCCTGGTATTTCAGAATTTTGTCCAGGTTCTGGCAACACCAGAGCATCCCCTGGTGTTGTTTCTGGATGACTTGCAATGGGTCGATCTGTCTTCCCTGGAGCTTCTAAAAATACTATTGTTCAATGAGCGAATTCAGGGATTATTGCTCCTGATTTCGTATCGGGATAATGAGGTGGATGCGGCTCATCCCCTCACCGAATGGTTTGCCAAGCTAGACGCCCACCCTTTCGACGCTTGCCTGATTTCCGTGGGCCACCTGGGGCGTCAGGATGTCGCAAACCTGTTGTGTGACACCCTCCATGTTTCCCAGGTGGAGGTCACAGCCCTTGCTGAAGAGTGTCTGAAACGAACAGACGGAAATCCCTTCTTCCTGATTCGCTTTCTGGAATTTCTGCATCAGGAAAAAATCCTTCATCAGAAAGCCGGCACAGGAATCTGGCAATGGAACATGAACGCGGTGATCCAGCAGCAGATGTCTGGAAATGTCGTGGAACTGATCCTCACCCAATTGAAAAAGCGGAGTCCAGAGGAACAGAAAATTCTGGCGCTCGCCGCCTTGTTGGGAACCCGGTTTTCCCTCAAACGACTGGCAGGACTCTGTGGACTCAATCCGTTAGAATTGAGTAAAAGCCTTCTGGAACTCCTGAAAATTCGGATTCTCCTGCCGGTCAATTCAGAATATCTGCAGATTGGAGAAGAAACAGACCATAGCCGGGTTGGCTATCGGTTTGCCCATGACCGACTCCAACAGGCCGCGTTTTCTCTCCTCGATTCGGGGGAACTTCCGGCCTTGCATCTGAAAGCAGGCCGTTTGATCCAGCAGGACTCCCTTCCGCATCAGGACGAATCCTTGTTTGAATGCGTTTATCACCTGAATCAGGGACAAACCCTTCTGAAAAGCAAAGAGGATTATCTGGAACTCATCCATCTCAATCTGAAGGCTGGACAGAAAGCTCTTCAGAATTCAGCCTTTGAACCCTCCTTGAATTATGTTCAACGTGCCATCACCCTGTTGCCTGCCGATTCATGGGAACGGTTTCATGAGCTGACCGTAGATTTGTATCAGGCGGCGGTCAGTGCGGCTTATTTGGGAGGAAAGTATTCTTTGGTGGATTCCTTGATAGAGGCTGTGTTTCAACATCGGATTCAACTGACCAGAAAACTGGAATTTTATGAAATCAAAATTGGAGTACTCACCGCACGTCAAGACAATGAGCAGGCGTTAGTAACGGGTTGTGAAGCCTTAAAACTGGTGGGTATTCCGCTTTCTCCTCATCCAACCTCCATCGATATTGTAATCTCTCTGCTTAAAACAAAATTTCTGATGCGTTGGCACACAATGGAGTCTTTAAAAGAAGCGCCTCTCATGAGTGATACCCAAATGTTGGGTGCAATGAAAATACTGTCAGCGCTGACCGGGGTTGCCTATATGAGTGAACAGAATCTTTTTCTGAATCTTTCACTGATAGGGATTCAACTGACCCTGCGTTATGGCATTGCCCCAGAGTCGATCATCTGCCTGTTAACCTATAGCATTGTTCATTGCGGAGTGCTTCTGGATATGAAAACAGGGCAATCCGTTTCTCGGCTGGCTATGGGACTCCTCCAGAAATACAATTTGCGTCAAATGCAAAGCAAAGCGCTATTTTTGAATACTCATTTTGTGTCCCCTTGGTTTCACAATCTCTGGGATTCCAGGGAACCCCTCCTGATGGGATACAAGGCAGGATTGGAATCGGGTGATGTCGAATATGCCGCCTATTGTAACTGCGTTGTAGCCCAATATTTTATACTCCATGGAAAAAATATCCGTCAGGCTCAGGAGGAAACCAGAATCCTGGTAGAACAAACCCGAGTTCTCAATCATCGTACCTCCTATCTGTATGCACTCATCAGTCAGGCAACACTGAAAAATCTGTATGAAATTCGAAAATCCCCCCTGCTACTGGATCAGGAACAGGAACTCCTGGAAGAACTGCGTGCAGCGAATGATCATAATGGAGTCACATACGTGTTAACCACCAAACTGCACCTGGCGTTCCTGTTTGAGGAGTATGAACAGGGTTGGGAATGCGTGCAGCAAATCCCCAATAAGGATGCCATGAAGGGGCTGGCTTACTTTGGGATGTTATCTTTTCTGGATGCCATGAATTCCCTGCAGCTTTCGGAATTGAAACCACAGGCGGCGGCCCGTCTGAAAAAACAGGCAGTCCAACGACAAAAAATGATCAAACTATGGGCAAAACATAATCCCATGACCTATCAGCATAAATGGGATCTGATCGAAGCCGAACGTTGCCGTCTGGCAAGTCATTTTGAGGATGCAGAACTTTTTTACGAAAAAGCCATCCAGGGAGCGCAAACCCATGAATTTCCCCTCGATGAAGCCATAGCCTACGAATATGCAGGCAAATATTTCAAAAAACGGGGCAAATTCCTGATCGCCACTACGTATTTAAAACAGGCTCATCATTTGTATCAAATCCTGGAAGCGAATGCCAAAGTCCATCAGTTGGAAGAAAACTATGAAGAACTCTCAGTCCTGAACCGTAGTTCAAGCACAACCCGGAGCTATCCAGGACATCTTACAATCCATTCCACGTCCATAAACACCATTCCGACCGATCTGGATTTTGGAAGTCTGATGAAATCAGCTCAGGCCATTTCAGGAGAAATCCATCTGGAAAATCTATTGGGAAAACTGGTTTGGCTGATGATGGAAAATGCCGGCGCTCAAAAAGGAGTTCTGCTCCTGAAAGGAAAACAGTGGGCCATCCAGGCGATGGCAGACAACACAGGAAAGCAGGTTCAGGTGTTTCAGGATATTCCTCTGGACTCTGAACAGGCAACTTCCCTGATTCCCTGTTCGATCATCCGTCACGCTCTGAGAAACTCTCAAACCGTTCTGTTAGACCATGCTCTTGCGGAATCAAGGTTTTCCCAAGATTCTTATGTGAAACAGCATTCCCTGAAATCCGTTCTCTGTGAACTCATTCTCCAGCATGGACAACTCACCGGCGTGGTGTACATGGAAAATAATTTGCTGACGGGTGCCTTTACTTCTGAGCGTCTGGAAGTTCTGAACATGTTGGCGACCCAAGCTTCCATCTCTATCGAAAATGCTCAACTGTATGCCAATCTGGAAGAGAAAGTTCAGGATCGTACCCAACAATTACAGGAAAAAACGGAGACGCTCACTCAAGCCAATCAGGAACTGGCACAGATAAATACCGAGATGACCCAGGATTTAAAGACTGCGGCCGTGGTGCAGTCCCAGTTATTCACAGGATATAAACTTCCTGGATTTCTGAATGTGGCAGTGCGGTATCTTCCACATTCCCATGTTTCAGGAGATATTTACAAACTGTATGCAGACTCTTCCGGGGGGTTCAACCTTTTTCTTGGCGACAGTACCGGACATGGGGTGGCGGCTGCGCTGACCACCATCATGGCAGATATTCTGATTGGGCAAAAAGCCGATGCTTCTCCCCAGGAAGTCATGACCTTTGTCAATGACCAACTCCACGCCCATTTGCCGGAGGATCGCTTTATGTCTGCCGTTTTGCTGAACCTCCAGAATGATGGTTTGCTGACCATTGTCAATGCCGGACATCCTTCCGTGATGATCCTGCCTGCCAACGGAGAGGAACCTGTCCTTATATCCTCCAGAAGTCTGATGCTGGGGCCATTTCCAACTCCTTTTTTCAATTGTCATGAATCCACATATACCCTTCATTCAGGGGACGTGGGAATCCTTTATACGGATGGAATCACTGAACGGAACAATGGGTCTGAATTATTTGGAGAGGCGCGTCTGCTTCAGTTTATGAAAGAGAATCAGACTCTGGAATTGGAGTTGCTCCTGGATAAACTGCTTCAGACGGTGGAACAGTTTGCAGAGGGGAATCCGTCAGATGATGATGTTTCGGTGATTGTGTTTCGTTTTAACCAAACCTAA
- a CDS encoding cyclic nucleotide-binding domain-containing protein has product MQITGLLDQYEIKKITGILRKAPFLDALFGALSDEKQKSLLSNCRLFRVKPGEYVINKGDISSWMYVVLKGGCFAYIEKDDRIPINHLKPGDIVGELTAIMGLPRTAFIVANFDEPETLLVGIDFSVFSNVQDSRMDLSSKILVFQVIQRTIFKRLRSVENELSQRGINPIHPSPALETPPHYMSQKDQLREYMVNSSAGAASLMILSDQLSNYLN; this is encoded by the coding sequence ATGCAAATTACAGGGCTTCTGGATCAGTACGAAATAAAAAAAATTACAGGCATTTTGCGGAAGGCTCCCTTCCTGGATGCCTTATTCGGCGCTCTTTCTGATGAAAAGCAAAAGAGTCTGTTGTCCAACTGCCGTTTATTCCGGGTGAAACCGGGAGAGTATGTGATCAACAAGGGCGATATCAGTTCGTGGATGTATGTCGTGTTGAAGGGAGGATGCTTTGCGTATATTGAAAAAGATGACCGGATTCCCATCAATCATCTGAAACCGGGAGATATTGTTGGTGAATTGACAGCCATCATGGGATTGCCCCGAACCGCATTTATTGTGGCAAATTTTGATGAACCTGAAACGTTGCTGGTGGGAATAGATTTTTCAGTTTTTTCCAATGTTCAGGATTCAAGGATGGATCTGTCCAGTAAAATCCTGGTGTTTCAAGTGATCCAGCGGACAATTTTCAAACGACTCCGCAGTGTTGAAAACGAATTGTCTCAACGTGGCATCAACCCGATTCATCCCTCGCCCGCATTGGAAACCCCTCCACATTATATGTCGCAAAAGGATCAGTTGAGGGAATACATGGTCAACAGCAGTGCCGGGGCCGCCTCACTCATGATTCTTTCAGACCAGCTTTCGAATTATCTGAATTAA
- a CDS encoding TetR/AcrR family transcriptional regulator, whose protein sequence is MLLKDKPFKIESLLGFLSSWRVDITPFIDISVKNKILWGAARVFSEKGLNKTTVEDILSAANVSRRTFYQSFHNKEDVLSDIFNISAELIVVMIKTVTDSHNSIFHKLEAGINIFIDFLIVVGPLGNLLLSESMRPESPLSHQRVVLYSKIIEIIDNETWESQGFHLDPMVYQVLIFAVVGTAIHLYQETDIQEADIDRAKMALIAIMARASAMPGEELPPWPVKSIS, encoded by the coding sequence ATGCTTTTAAAAGACAAACCATTCAAAATAGAATCCCTACTGGGTTTCCTTAGCAGTTGGCGCGTGGATATTACGCCGTTCATTGACATCTCCGTCAAAAATAAAATTTTGTGGGGAGCCGCAAGGGTTTTCAGTGAAAAAGGACTGAATAAAACAACGGTAGAAGATATTTTAAGTGCCGCTAATGTATCCCGACGAACTTTTTACCAATCCTTTCATAATAAGGAAGATGTCCTGTCTGACATTTTCAACATTTCCGCCGAGTTGATTGTTGTGATGATCAAAACAGTGACTGACTCACACAACAGTATTTTCCATAAACTGGAGGCTGGAATTAATATTTTTATTGATTTTCTGATCGTGGTTGGCCCTTTGGGTAATTTGCTGCTGAGCGAATCCATGCGCCCGGAATCGCCGTTAAGTCACCAAAGAGTCGTGCTGTATTCCAAAATTATCGAAATCATTGATAATGAAACATGGGAATCTCAAGGTTTTCACCTGGACCCTATGGTGTATCAGGTTTTGATCTTTGCAGTCGTTGGAACCGCGATTCATCTTTATCAGGAGACAGATATTCAGGAAGCTGATATTGACAGAGCAAAAATGGCACTGATTGCCATCATGGCCAGGGCGTCAGCCATGCCAGGTGAAGAATTGCCGCCCTGGCCTGTCAAATCCATTTCATAA
- a CDS encoding DNA gyrase inhibitor YacG gives MTDTKLRRVPCPQCRKTTPWQDNPFRPFCSDRCKTIDLAAWGSEKYRVPAALDPSLDELDFNLDEPSQ, from the coding sequence ATGACAGACACAAAACTACGAAGGGTTCCTTGCCCACAATGCAGGAAAACAACACCATGGCAGGACAATCCCTTTCGACCTTTTTGCTCAGATCGCTGTAAAACCATTGATCTCGCCGCATGGGGTTCCGAAAAATACAGGGTTCCCGCAGCGTTGGACCCTTCATTGGATGAACTGGATTTTAACCTGGATGAGCCTTCTCAATGA
- the mutL gene encoding DNA mismatch repair endonuclease MutL: MTMDSATRIKILPELIINQIAAGEVVERPASVVKELIDNALDAQADQIMVTVKNGGKDYISIVDNGIGMNEADARLSVERHATSKIYTESDLAKIQTMGFRGEALAAISSVSHFELITCEDEQQGGIRMMIKGGYMEHIGKTGFARGTKITVQNLFYNTPARLKFLKATTTEYQHIQQILLNVALARPSIQFRLTHNQQLQMNTSRGQTLDERIYQLFGEEFQDGLIPVDYQDNYLRLHGFVSSPTACRQTRRWQYLFVNNRTVKCVSFTHGVYDAYQPFLSKGQHPVFFLNLELDPTEIDVNVHPAKTEIRFRNSQLVHTIIADKLRGFLKDGMHRRFFARDRSFIPPMESRQLSMLDEEPEPEDLVLTAPEKKTTRQHPSPKKQVRESDLKNQEPSPEIQKVPAPSKPETIALEETVSAPSKHETITIEETVPSSKDLSENQVRKLLDEHYAIRQHFRVLGQMRNHWIVATTDTSLVVIDPHAAHERIIFEKFRNDFYNKTIEIHSQSIPALIELNSQHAILMDQYLPQFQKLGFQIEPFGGKTFSIHAFPLILPESSMQASILSILEEVSFFGKRNRPEEILETALKNIACHSAISQQQLPVERMEILLDQLSRVDFQIFRLHEQPILIELRQEELMKRFEKEAF; this comes from the coding sequence ATGACAATGGATTCCGCCACCAGAATCAAAATTCTGCCTGAGCTCATCATCAACCAGATTGCCGCCGGGGAAGTTGTGGAACGCCCGGCATCCGTGGTGAAGGAACTGATTGATAATGCGCTTGACGCTCAGGCGGATCAAATCATGGTGACTGTTAAAAATGGCGGGAAAGATTATATTTCCATAGTGGATAATGGGATTGGCATGAATGAGGCTGATGCCCGGCTTTCCGTAGAACGGCATGCCACCAGCAAAATATATACGGAAAGTGATCTTGCCAAGATTCAGACCATGGGGTTTCGGGGAGAAGCTCTTGCCGCGATTTCTTCGGTTTCGCATTTTGAACTCATCACTTGCGAAGATGAACAGCAGGGTGGGATCAGGATGATGATCAAGGGCGGATATATGGAGCATATCGGTAAAACCGGATTTGCCAGAGGAACCAAAATCACGGTTCAGAATTTGTTTTATAACACACCTGCCCGTCTAAAATTTTTAAAAGCCACCACCACCGAATATCAACACATCCAGCAGATTCTGCTCAATGTTGCTCTGGCCCGGCCTTCCATCCAGTTTCGTCTCACACACAATCAGCAATTGCAGATGAACACCAGTCGGGGACAAACACTGGATGAGAGAATTTATCAATTGTTCGGTGAAGAATTTCAGGATGGGCTGATTCCGGTTGACTATCAGGATAACTATTTACGACTGCATGGTTTTGTTTCTTCGCCAACAGCCTGTCGTCAGACACGACGGTGGCAATATCTGTTTGTGAACAACAGGACCGTCAAATGTGTTTCCTTCACTCATGGAGTGTATGATGCCTACCAGCCCTTTCTCAGCAAAGGTCAGCATCCCGTTTTTTTTCTGAATCTTGAACTCGACCCGACAGAAATTGATGTGAATGTGCATCCCGCCAAAACCGAGATCCGCTTTCGCAACAGCCAGCTTGTTCACACCATTATCGCCGACAAGCTTCGTGGATTCCTGAAGGACGGAATGCACCGTCGCTTTTTTGCCCGGGACCGATCCTTCATTCCCCCCATGGAATCACGACAATTATCCATGCTAGACGAGGAACCTGAGCCAGAAGATCTGGTGTTGACAGCACCTGAAAAAAAAACGACACGACAACATCCCTCTCCGAAAAAACAGGTGCGGGAATCTGATCTCAAAAATCAGGAACCTTCACCCGAAATACAGAAAGTCCCTGCTCCGTCAAAGCCTGAAACCATCGCCCTTGAAGAAACTGTTTCTGCCCCATCAAAACATGAAACCATCACCATTGAAGAAACAGTTCCTTCCTCAAAAGATTTATCAGAAAATCAAGTGCGAAAACTGCTGGATGAGCATTATGCGATACGTCAACATTTCCGTGTTCTCGGACAGATGCGAAATCACTGGATTGTCGCAACGACGGACACATCGCTGGTGGTGATTGACCCTCATGCGGCTCATGAACGAATTATTTTTGAAAAGTTTCGCAATGATTTTTATAACAAAACCATTGAGATCCATTCTCAATCAATTCCTGCGCTGATAGAACTCAACTCCCAACATGCCATTTTGATGGATCAATATCTGCCCCAGTTTCAGAAATTGGGATTTCAAATTGAGCCTTTTGGCGGAAAGACCTTCTCCATCCATGCATTTCCCCTGATTTTACCTGAGTCAAGCATGCAGGCGAGCATTTTGTCCATCCTTGAGGAAGTGAGCTTTTTCGGCAAACGAAACCGGCCTGAAGAGATTCTGGAAACGGCCCTGAAGAACATTGCCTGCCATTCTGCGATTTCTCAACAACAACTTCCTGTTGAACGCATGGAAATTCTGCTGGATCAATTGTCACGGGTAGATTTTCAGATTTTCAGATTGCATGAACAGCCGATTTTAATTGAACTCCGTCAGGAAGAGTTGATGAAACGCTTTGAAAAGGAAGCTTTTTAA